A genome region from Rhizobacter sp. includes the following:
- a CDS encoding DUF1173 domain-containing protein, with the protein MEGQRFSILGQAWTEDDPGWQSVLARAHDTTERPRCLCVPGGVEMYVARHGQLVVKRMPDSGSRHHPACPSYELPAQASGLEELLGEAVIESETGEVDLRVDFPWTRTNGRGRGSAQRESDPAAEVAVERRCMSLRALMHYLFERAGFNRWTPAMEGRRNQGVLHKYLMEAAADVSVKGEALVDRLYVPEPFSEATRAEASCRRRQKLALLRHGEGSVPLALVMGEFKLSEPAVGGHRVWVKHMPDAPLLADDKAWRRIERAFAPVLQAPDADTGHKVRLMLAALVRARREYTYQIDAAYLMLMSEEWIPLEGVHEVPLVQALVAQRRRFLKPLRYDARSAAGFANALLLDAGPGLVPLHLVSGFMSPTDRGAKERSLARADGDAWVWRTDRPMPPLPAVSTASRSASLRAS; encoded by the coding sequence GTGGAAGGGCAGCGGTTCTCGATCCTGGGGCAGGCGTGGACGGAAGACGATCCGGGCTGGCAGTCGGTGCTGGCCCGTGCGCACGACACGACGGAGCGGCCGCGGTGTCTGTGTGTGCCGGGCGGCGTCGAGATGTACGTTGCGCGGCATGGCCAGCTGGTCGTGAAGCGGATGCCAGACTCAGGGAGCCGTCATCACCCGGCGTGCCCCTCCTACGAGCTGCCGGCCCAGGCTTCGGGCTTGGAGGAATTGCTGGGCGAGGCGGTCATCGAGTCGGAGACGGGTGAGGTCGATCTTCGTGTCGACTTCCCGTGGACGCGCACCAACGGCAGGGGTAGGGGCTCTGCGCAGAGGGAGTCCGACCCGGCTGCGGAGGTGGCAGTCGAAAGACGGTGCATGAGTCTGCGGGCGCTGATGCACTACCTGTTCGAGCGAGCAGGCTTCAACCGCTGGACACCGGCGATGGAAGGCAGGCGCAACCAGGGCGTGCTGCACAAGTACCTGATGGAGGCCGCGGCGGACGTCTCGGTGAAGGGCGAGGCGCTGGTCGATCGCCTCTATGTCCCGGAACCGTTCAGCGAGGCCACACGCGCCGAGGCGTCTTGCCGCCGGCGGCAGAAGCTGGCGCTGCTGCGGCATGGAGAAGGATCCGTGCCGCTGGCACTGGTGATGGGCGAGTTCAAGTTGTCCGAACCCGCTGTCGGCGGGCATCGGGTGTGGGTGAAGCACATGCCGGACGCGCCGCTGCTCGCCGACGACAAGGCCTGGCGCCGTATCGAACGGGCTTTTGCGCCGGTGCTGCAGGCGCCGGATGCGGACACCGGCCACAAGGTCCGCCTGATGCTGGCCGCCCTGGTGCGGGCGCGCCGCGAGTACACCTACCAGATCGATGCAGCCTACCTGATGCTGATGAGCGAGGAGTGGATTCCGCTGGAAGGTGTGCACGAGGTGCCGCTGGTCCAGGCGCTGGTGGCACAGCGCAGGCGCTTCCTGAAGCCGCTGAGGTACGACGCGCGGTCGGCCGCGGGGTTTGCGAATGCGCTGCTGCTGGATGCGGGGCCGGGGCTGGTTCCGCTGCACTTGGTGAGCGGGTTCATGTCCCCAACCGATCGAGGCGCCAAGGAGCGTTCGCTCGCGAGGGCGGATGGCGACGCGTGGGTGTGGAGGACGGATCGGCCCATGCCGCCATTGCCTGCCGTCTCGACCGCCTCTCGCTCCGCCAGCTTGCGCGCGAGCTAA